A stretch of the Carassius carassius chromosome 6, fCarCar2.1, whole genome shotgun sequence genome encodes the following:
- the LOC132141775 gene encoding uncharacterized protein LOC132141775, translating into MGMMLSVEREFSLNGTFDAVKSFSESLLFLLLSQLDGPTQSFLTCAGVPSEPDADHILHLKGLISAALDVYSFMRSSVAGVPVVDLSGGFSMNEDHVIRAWLDIRLTPLLSSISRNFLTCLSNRNLSCSAYQTVVKELSQHFSSLDPVRQKWIYSFFMYPFLSRNTSSGCVDLQDSTEDWLLKNFGSFSVMAQVRDFTSINVLFSGLEVLHLLSPEQKAELLLHPEEVGLTNGSLSRVFQSLLSSLMPSEDPWPSNNSTVFYMSTVPSASPQDSLGQALNGFMMAFSPVGSFVRQFVSLTQEQNFSSMRSSTLVQAMINLTLAELAAPFKQNYSQQLVTFDPMNVNNWFTHVVSPVLRRFLLPGQIEIHPNLTAVFHNQFYIETGMGAGAQTESQDICSVFIDNRTCGLTDLVEHVATVLHCAARSNLTLNQETLSSVLLHLSQNLNALLQQLSMTNFSSQSSPFSDILDQMVHDTFTMSNLQDGSFVRLWFQIKLKPLLSTLTPEYLTCLSHKEFSCQTFQILVSELSGNMLLMSRKGVQDVYQYFISSFLSQRNVSGGCPAENSSIWVTLNLGEFSEFATLSDMYQLNQDFNAIDALVVLSPRQTAELIVEDFAGLPQKSIIINKVFDRILVSPEDRGLLEMLEYLIKLAGQTGLECSSYQQIVQRLQESVVPPHMMEPIKNYTSQLEHMAPPGCFAPPVTCISTLINETWICDGIRSNESLLSAALVSPPCSVDLQQYACSSLTGITAGNLAGLLKCQLSSSRSYSKEIWKLLFTKANGVLDGALVIFSSAAANMSQPIRGDVMSQVLDVVGELRLERISPDQWTDLSFISMLLGQYLKPFLPFASPSLLLCTSSKNLSCQTYQHILSEVPLVNEAQGRDMANFFILPFLRRNATDAGCVSTANNSVEWLQKNFGPFSQFMSLTDLLSINRLFDPLETLNNLTPEQMVSLMVEDLPGLPPKDVVISRVFDHLLLSPVERRLPDVLELLYIFSTESPLSCHTNMIILSRLEQILSSGAGDLEPVIWASVYSFSSTTPAGQGISSVSLSDATVLSHVPH; encoded by the exons ATGGGAATGATGCTTTCTGTTGAACGAGA GTTTTCCCTGAATGGGACTTTTGACGCTGTGAAATCATTCTCTGAATCGTTGCTGTTTCTATTGCTGTCTCAGTTGGACGGTCCCACGCAGAGCTTCCTGACGTGTGCAGGTGTCCCATCGGAGCCTGATGCAGACCACATCCTTCACCTGAAGGGACTCATCAGCGCCGCTCTGGATGTGTACTCCTTCATG CGCTCCAGTGTGGCCGGCGTCCCGGTCGTGGATCTGTCGGGAGGCTTCAGTATGAACGAGGATCACGTGATCAGAGCATGGCTGGACATCAGACTCACTCCTCTGCTGTCGTCCATCTCCAGAAACTTCCTCACATGCCTCAGTAACAGAAACCTCAGCTGCAGCGCCTATCAGACTGT TGTAAAGGAGTTGAGTCAGCATttctccagtctggatccagtgCGACAGAAGTGGATCTATTCTTTCTTCATGTACCCGTTTCTCTCTAGAAACACATCCTCAG GTTGTGTAGATCTGCAGGACAGCACTGAGGACTGGCTCCTGAAGAACTTCGGCTCATTCTCGGTCATGGCTCAAGTGCGAGACTTCACATCCATCAACGTGCTCTTCAGCGGG CTGGAGGTTTTGCACCTCTTAAGTCCAGAACAGAAGGCAGAGCTTCTCCTTCATCCGGAGGAGGTGGGCTTGACGAACGGCTCGCTCAGCCGGGTGTTTCAGAGTTTGCTTTCCTCTCTGATGCCCTCTGAGGATCCATGGCCTTCAAATAACAGCACAGTGTTTTATATGAGCACCGTTCCATCTGCCTCACCTCAAGACTCTCTCGGACAG GCATTGAATGGATTCATGATGGCATTTAGTCCTGTCGGGAGttttgttagacagtttgtgtccTTGACACAGGag CAAAACTTTAGCAGCATGCGGAGCTCCACACTGGTGCAGGCCATGATCAACCTGACGCTCGCCGAGCTCGCTGCACCGTTCAAGCAGAATTACAGCCAACAGCTGGTCACTTTTGACCCCATGAATGTTAACAACTGGTTCACGCATGTGGTTTCTCCCGTACTCCGGCGATTCCTTCTTCCTGGCCAGATAGAAATCCATCCCAACCTCACGGCTGTCTTCCATAACCAGTT CTACATTGAGACGGGGATGGGAGCTGGAGCCCAGACTGAAAGTCAGGACATCTGTAGTGTCTTTATTGATAATAGAACATGTGGG CTGACGGACCTGGTGGAACATGTGGCCACTGTCCTGCACTGCGCAGCACGCTCAAACCTCACGCTCAACCAGGAGACGCTCTCCAGTGTCCTCCTGCATCTCTCCCAGAACCTCAACGCTCTTCTGCAGCAGCTCTCCATGACC AACTTCAGTTCCCAGAGTTCCCCCTTCAGTGACATCCTGGACCAAATGGTTCATGACACCTTCACGATGAGCAACCTGCAGGACGGCTCTTTTGTAAGATTATGGTTCCAGATCAAGTTAAAGCCTCTTCTCTCCACACTGACTCCAGAATATCTCACGTGCCTCAGTCACAAAGAGTTCAGCTGCCAGACCTTCCAGATTCT TGTTTCAGAACTCAGCGGCAACATGCTCCTGATGTCAAGAAAAGGTGTGCAGGACGTTTATCAGTATTTCATCTCATCCTTCCTGAGCCAACGGAATGTTTCAG GTGGCTGCCCAGCGGAGAACAGCAGCATCTGGGTTACTCTGAATCTTGGTGAATTTTCAGAGTTTGCAACATTGAGTGACATGTACCAGCTGAATCAAGACTTCAACGCT ATTGATGCTCTGGTGGTTCTCTCCCCCAGACAGACAGCTGAACTCATTGTTGAGGATTTTGCAGGTCTGCCACAGAAAAGCATCATCATAAACAAGGTTTTTGATCGCATCCTGGTTTCTCCTGAAGACCGTGGTCTGCTTGAGATGCTTGAATATCTCATCAAACTCGCTGGCCAG ACGGGTCTGGAGTGCTCATCATACCAGCAGAT cgttCAGAGGCTGCAGGAGTCTGTGGTTCCTCCACACATGATGGAACCCATCAAGAACTACACGAGTCAGCTGGAACACATGGCCCCTCCTG GCTGTTTTGCTCCACCTGTTACG TGTATTTCAACACTGATCAATG AAACCTGGATTTGTGATGGAATTAGGAG TAATGAGAGTCTGCTGTCCGCTGCACTCGTGAGCCCCCCCTGTAGTGTGGACCTGCAGCAGTACGCTTGCTCTTCG CTCACCGGCATCACTGCTGGAAACCTGGCTGGACTCCTGAAGTGTCAACTTTCCAGCAGCAGAAGTTACTCCAAGGAGATCTGGAAACTGCTTTTCACCAAAGCAAATGGTGTTCTGGACGGAGCCCTCGTCATCTTCTCCAGCGCAGCAGCAAATATG tctcagccaatcagaggtgATGTCATGTCCCAAGTGCTGGATGTGGTTGGAGAGTTGAGACTGGAGCGCATCAGTCCTGACCAATGGACAGACCTCTCTTTCATCAGCATGTTGTTGGGTCAATATCTGAAGCCGTTTTTACCATTTGCGTCACCATCCCTACTGCTTTGCACCAGCAGCAAAAACCTCAGCTGCCAAACTTACCAGCACAT TCTTTCAGAGGTCCCACTCGTCAATGAGGCTCAAGGAAGAGACATGGCGAACTTCTTCATTCTGCCCTTCCTGAGAAGAAACGCAACAG aTGCGGGCTGTGTATCGACTGCTAACAACAGTGTTGAGTGGCTTCAGAAGAACTTTGGCCCGTTCTCTCAGTTCATGTCTCTCACAGATCTGCTCTCCATCAACAGACTCTTTGATCCC TTGGAGACCCTGAACAATCTCACTCCAGAGCAGATGGTCAGCCTGATGGTTGAGGATCTCCCTGGTCTTCCACCCAAGGATGTGGTCATCAGTCGAGTGTTTGATCATCTGCTGCTGTCCCCTGTGGAACGAAGACTTCCCGATGTTCTTGAGCTCCTGTATATCTTCTCCACAGAG AGTCCACTCAGCTGTCATACCAACATGATCAT CTTGTCGAGGCTGGAGCAGATCTTGAGCTCAGGAGCTGGTGATCTGGAGCCCGTCATCTGGGCCAGTGTTTATAGCTTCAGCAGCACAACTCCTGCAGGTCAGGGCATatcatctgtctctctgtcagacGCTACAGTCTTATCACATGTTCCTCATTAA